The Gemmatimonadota bacterium genome has a window encoding:
- a CDS encoding DUF3187 family protein → MAGFPIHRICLKTHFMNAARTPNARMLTAARTRNAARILSAVRILRRAVSCGMLMLVIPAYPAFSQSPATGPFMQRDQFPVRMLFLGLRPETGDLLLRRSIQWAVQFDYANTYASTLPVGDTLIADDYYRAAPPDEYRLFVDTESLRLSVDLDWRIASRLQVGMTLPFLKHGGGFLDGVVEGFHGAFNLSNGGREWAPRNDYGVFVVRDRRFWIRSVESAGFRPGDLVVRMKTPLNRGGEQVVMAIAGALKLPTGSLETLTGSGGWDFQAAFFATWRPDRPKKDMIFHANLAHSRLGKPTHGEGFPLRSITTLVLAFEYRTTGRLAALLQTQVNIGPFPSSRLGPLNRTAIEATAGVRYALSESLSLDAGLTENLSQYQNTPDVGLHVGLVWRTP, encoded by the coding sequence ATGGCCGGATTCCCCATACACCGCATTTGCCTTAAAACACACTTCATGAACGCGGCCCGCACGCCGAACGCCCGAATGCTGACCGCGGCCCGCACGCGGAATGCGGCCCGTATACTGAGCGCGGTCCGCATATTGCGCCGGGCCGTTTCCTGCGGCATGTTGATGCTCGTAATCCCCGCTTATCCCGCCTTTTCCCAGTCCCCGGCCACCGGTCCCTTCATGCAGCGCGACCAGTTCCCCGTCCGAATGTTGTTCCTCGGACTACGTCCCGAGACCGGGGACCTCCTTCTGCGGAGATCGATCCAGTGGGCGGTGCAGTTCGACTACGCCAATACCTATGCGAGCACCCTTCCCGTGGGCGATACCCTGATCGCCGACGACTACTACCGGGCCGCGCCGCCAGACGAGTACCGGCTTTTCGTGGACACGGAATCCCTGCGCCTGTCGGTGGATCTGGACTGGCGGATCGCGTCGAGGCTGCAGGTCGGCATGACGCTGCCGTTCCTGAAGCATGGCGGGGGCTTCCTGGACGGCGTGGTAGAGGGGTTCCACGGCGCGTTCAACCTGTCCAACGGGGGCCGGGAGTGGGCTCCGAGGAACGACTATGGCGTATTCGTCGTACGCGACCGCCGTTTCTGGATCAGGAGCGTCGAGTCCGCCGGCTTCAGGCCCGGGGACCTGGTAGTGCGGATGAAGACGCCATTGAACCGTGGCGGAGAGCAGGTCGTCATGGCCATTGCCGGCGCCCTGAAGCTGCCCACGGGCAGCCTGGAAACGCTGACCGGCAGCGGGGGATGGGATTTCCAGGCGGCGTTTTTCGCTACCTGGCGGCCGGACCGACCGAAGAAGGACATGATCTTCCATGCCAACCTCGCCCACAGCCGGCTGGGCAAACCGACCCACGGCGAGGGATTTCCCCTGCGGTCCATCACGACGCTCGTGCTGGCCTTCGAATACCGGACCACGGGCCGGCTCGCTGCGCTGCTCCAGACGCAGGTCAACATCGGTCCCTTTCCGAGCAGCAGGCTGGGCCCCTTGAATCGCACAGCCATCGAGGCGACCGCCGGCGTGCGGTACGCCCTGTCCGAGTCGTTGTCGCTCGATGCCGGTCTGACCGAAAACCTCAGCCAGTATCAGAACACCCCCGATGTGGGGCTGCACGTCGGACTCGTGTGGAGGACGCCCTAG
- a CDS encoding serine/threonine protein kinase codes for MWGCTSDSCGGRPSCCGAGRRRPDRGTEMPWRPLPRESAGISMNNTHKRILFNSHGRLGVIELDASRAKPGVDAARDPTALDAAAATTGVQVWYPNPDAPGMASWGWGPLFEDRRRVILSSYEPGKAWEGNVQVHLWIYDLEEDRLLEEIALKNRPAPFMGCTHILPGEERLVTNPIIDGKQRIWTMDLDGSDPREITGAEDGFVYCVQISPDGRRFAYHSTMLEGRDSYCIFVSDLDAGNRVEVAAAQGHLYFGPMWSPDGRWLIYQDCHYPDDPGHDWADLCLGSPDGPDGARHRKVTTGQRQWFATSYGNPDSRGSGSNIAQWTPDGKRVTYTRAEPGSRTAWPYQAQRPDTDHFNRDYYPAAARGGTAICLLSPFSGEESEFIPYEPLVWNFRSAWSPDGSMFAFCRAEVGSPSAIWLVDADGGNARKLTNGYEHLGADHPVWVG; via the coding sequence ATGTGGGGCTGCACGTCGGACTCGTGTGGAGGACGCCCTAGCTGTTGTGGTGCCGGACGACGACGCCCGGACCGCGGAACAGAGATGCCCTGGCGGCCGTTACCTCGGGAATCAGCGGGAATCAGCATGAATAACACGCACAAGCGAATACTTTTCAACTCCCACGGGCGGTTGGGCGTGATCGAACTGGATGCCTCCAGAGCCAAGCCGGGCGTTGATGCCGCCCGGGACCCGACTGCCCTGGATGCCGCCGCGGCCACGACGGGGGTGCAGGTCTGGTATCCGAATCCCGACGCTCCGGGTATGGCCAGTTGGGGCTGGGGACCCCTGTTCGAGGACCGTCGCAGGGTGATCCTTTCCAGCTATGAACCCGGCAAGGCCTGGGAGGGCAACGTGCAGGTCCATCTATGGATTTACGACCTGGAGGAAGACCGTCTGCTGGAGGAAATCGCACTGAAGAACCGGCCCGCACCGTTCATGGGTTGCACCCATATCCTGCCCGGGGAAGAACGGCTCGTGACGAACCCAATCATCGACGGGAAGCAGCGCATCTGGACCATGGATCTGGACGGGTCCGATCCGAGAGAGATCACTGGCGCGGAGGACGGGTTCGTCTACTGCGTGCAGATCAGCCCGGATGGCCGCCGATTCGCCTACCATTCCACCATGCTGGAAGGCCGGGACAGTTATTGCATATTCGTCTCGGATCTGGATGCTGGAAACCGGGTGGAAGTAGCTGCGGCACAGGGACATTTGTACTTCGGTCCCATGTGGTCGCCGGACGGGCGGTGGCTGATTTACCAGGACTGCCACTATCCCGATGATCCGGGACACGACTGGGCCGATCTGTGCCTCGGCAGTCCGGACGGCCCCGATGGCGCGCGCCACCGAAAAGTCACGACGGGACAACGCCAGTGGTTCGCCACGTCCTATGGCAACCCGGACTCGCGGGGCAGCGGTTCCAACATTGCCCAGTGGACGCCAGACGGGAAGAGAGTCACCTACACCCGTGCGGAGCCCGGTTCCCGGACGGCCTGGCCATATCAGGCGCAACGGCCGGACACCGACCATTTCAACCGGGACTACTACCCTGCAGCAGCCCGCGGCGGCACCGCCATCTGCCTGCTCAGTCCTTTTTCGGGAGAGGAATCGGAGTTCATTCCTTACGAACCCCTGGTCTGGAACTTCCGGTCGGCCTGGTCACCGGACGGTTCCATGTTCGCTTTCTGCCGCGCCGAGGTGGGATCGCCCAGCGCCATCTGGCTGGTCGATGCCGACGGCGGCAATGCGCGGAAGCTTACAAACGGATACGAACACCTGGGCGCGGATCACCCGGTGTGGGTGGGGTGA